A DNA window from Onychostoma macrolepis isolate SWU-2019 chromosome 13, ASM1243209v1, whole genome shotgun sequence contains the following coding sequences:
- the LOC131552279 gene encoding tripartite motif-containing protein 16-like has product MSEMADLRISVDQYQFICPICLDLLKEPVTVPCGHSYCMSCITGYWDQEDRMGIYSCPQCRKTFLPRPALGKNVMIAEMVEKLKKTEPRDAVLAGPGDVKCDVCTGQKNKAVKSCLVCLNSYCQTHFEEFHSGERHKVIDATGRLKEMICQKHHKLLEVFCRTDKKCICVLCVMDEHRNHETVSAAEEKSKMQGKLWEMQRTFEQRIQQRKNELQEVRGIVESLKRSAQAAVEDSEKIFSDLILSIERSRSEVTQLIRAQERASVSRAEERLERLKQEIADLRRNKAELEQFTHTQADDHISFLQSFQSLSLAGSSKLPKIDISSAVSFDEVGKSVSKLRDQLIQYCREAIDNISVKHNQIILGPEYETREEYLRCFRQFTLDPKTTHSNFILSDGNKAITSNVQPYPDHPDRFDRWVQVLCRERVSGRCYWEVDWSQSKDACVSVSYKSIGRKGQADECRSGYDDQSWKLFCSPSRCLFTHGNKVTELPGVSSSRIGVYVDHGAGILSFYSVSDTMTLIHKVQTTFTQPLYPGILLGKHTNTVKLCHLRDSVKYILI; this is encoded by the exons ATGTCTGAGATGGCAGATTTAAGAATTTCAGTGGATCAATACCAGTTCATCTGTCCAATTTGTCTGGATCTCTTGAAGGAACCAGTGACCGTCCCatgtggacacagttactgcATGAGCTGTATTACAGGCTACTGGGATCAGGAAGATCGGATGGGAATCTACAGCTGTCCACAGTGCAGAAAGACCTTCTTGCCAAGACCCGCTTTAGGCAAGAATGTGATGATTGCTGAAATGGTGGAGAAACTTAAGAAGACTGAACCTCGAGATGCTGTTCTTGCTGGACCTGGAGATGTGAAGTGTGACGTCTGTACTGGACAGAAAAACAAAGCGGTCAAGTCCTGTCTGGTGTGTCTGAACTCTTACtgtcaaactcattttgagGAGTTTCATTCTGGTGAACGACACAAAGTGATCGATGCCACTGGACGACTGAAGGAGATGATCTGCCAAAAACACCATAAGCTTCTAGAGGTTTTCTGTCGCACCGACAAGAAATGTATTTGTGTTCTGTGTGTGatggatgaacacagaaaccaTGAGACTGTATCAGCTGCAGAAGAAAAGTCTAAGATGCAG GGTAAATTGTGGGAGATGCAGAGAACATTCGAGCAGAGGATCCAGCAGAGAAAAAATGAGCTTCAGGAAGTGAGAGGGATTGTAGAGTCTCTTAAG CGATCTGCACAGgcagcagtggaggacagtgagaAGATCTTCTCTGATCTCATTCTGTCCATTGAGAGAAGCCGCTCTGAGGTGACACAGCTGATCAGAGCTCAGGAAAGAGCTtcagtgagtcgagctgaagaACGACTGGAGCGACTGAAGCAGGAGATCGCGGATCTGAGGAGGAATAAAGCTGAACTGGagcagttcacacacacacaagcagatGACCACATCAGTTTCCTCCAG agtttccagtctctctctcttgctgGATCTTCAAAATTACCCAAAATCGACATCAGTTCTGCCGTCTCTTTTGATGAAGTTGGGAAATCTGTCTCTAAACTCAGAGACCAACTAATTCAGTACTGCAGAGAGGCGATAGACAACATATCTG TGAAACACAACCAGATCATTCTGGGCCCTGAATATGAGACCAGAGAGGAATACCTGAGAT GTTTCCGTCAGTTCACTCTGGATCCAAAAACAACGCACAGCAACTTCATTCTGTCTGATGGGAACAAAGCAATTACTAGTAACGTTCAgccgtatcctgatcatccagacagatttgatcgCTGGGttcaggtgttgtgtagagagagagtgtctggacgctgttactgggaggttGACTGGAGTCAGAGTAAAGATGCATGTGTTTCAGTGTCTTATAAGAGCATCGGTCGAAAGGGACAGGCTGATGAGTGTAGATCTGGATACGATGATCAGTCCTGGAAATTATTCTGCTCTCCCTCAAGATGCCTATTCACACACGGTAACAAAGTGACTGAACTCCCCGGAGTGTCCAGCTCTAGAATAGGAGTGTATGTGGATCACGGTGCAGGAattctgtccttctacagcgtctctgacacaatgacCCTCATTCATAaagtccagaccacattcactcaacCTCTCTATCCGGGGATTTTACTAGGTAAACACACTAATACAGTGAAATTGTGTCACCTGAGAGATTCTGTCAAATATATTCTAATATAA